A genomic window from Triticum urartu cultivar G1812 chromosome 7, Tu2.1, whole genome shotgun sequence includes:
- the LOC125522750 gene encoding uncharacterized protein LOC125522750 isoform X2: MGPRWAPGICAVALLWLAAAAAEDLDPDELERAYLMPLGQKMMASSSFQLSLYCVGFFVMIWIVAVVFKSNDILRKQTALKIQRSGKLLWWSSVCCLGK; the protein is encoded by the exons ATGGGGCCCCGATGGGCCCCGGGGATCTGCGCGGTGGCGCTGCTCTGGCTCGCCGCGGCCGCAGCCGAAGATCTCGATCCCGACGAGCTCGAGCGCGC GTACTTGATGCCTCTTGGTCAGAAGATGATGGCGAGTTCCTCATTCCAATTGAGTTTATATTGTGTAGGTTTCTTCGTCATGATCTGGATTGTCGCAGTCGTGTTCAAGTCCAATGATATCTTGCGCAAGCAGACCGCTCTCAAG ATACAACGGTCCGGCAAGCTGCTATGGTGGTCAAGTGTGTGCTGCCTAGGAAAATAG
- the LOC125522750 gene encoding uncharacterized protein LOC125522750 isoform X1, giving the protein MGPRWAPGICAVALLWLAAAAAEDLDPDELERAATTILLPQSIYFLQAINKVFGPFGRYLMPLGQKMMASSSFQLSLYCVGFFVMIWIVAVVFKSNDILRKQTALKIQRSGKLLWWSSVCCLGK; this is encoded by the exons ATGGGGCCCCGATGGGCCCCGGGGATCTGCGCGGTGGCGCTGCTCTGGCTCGCCGCGGCCGCAGCCGAAGATCTCGATCCCGACGAGCTCGAGCGCGC CGCGACAACAATTCTTCTTCCTCAAAGCATATATTTTCTCCAAGCGATCAACAAAGTGTTTGGTCCATTTGGAAG GTACTTGATGCCTCTTGGTCAGAAGATGATGGCGAGTTCCTCATTCCAATTGAGTTTATATTGTGTAGGTTTCTTCGTCATGATCTGGATTGTCGCAGTCGTGTTCAAGTCCAATGATATCTTGCGCAAGCAGACCGCTCTCAAG ATACAACGGTCCGGCAAGCTGCTATGGTGGTCAAGTGTGTGCTGCCTAGGAAAATAG